The sequence below is a genomic window from Streptomyces sp. NBC_00289.
GGAGCCCGAGTGACCAACTGGGTCGGCCGGACCGCCGCCGAGATCGCCGCCGCCGTACGCGAGAAGCGGGCCACACCCAGCGAGGTGGTGGCCGAGCACCTCGACCGGATCGAGCGGCTCGACGGCCGCGTGGGCGCTTTCCGCACGGTGCGGACCGGGGCGGCGCTCGCCGAGGCCGAGGAGGTGGGCGCCCGCGGCGACCTGGCCGAACTGCCGCTCGCCGGCGTGCCGGTGGCCGTCAAGGACAACCTGGCCGTGCGCGGGGAGTCCACCCGGATCGGCTCCGCCGCGACGCCGGACACCCCCGCGGACGAGGATCACGTCACGGTGGCCCGGCTGCGGGCGGCGGGCGCGGTGGTGGTGGGTCTGACGAACGTGCCGGAGCTGTGCGTCTTCGGCACCACGGAGGGCGTGCACGGCACCGCCCGCAACCCCTGGGACACCTCCCGCACGGCGGGCGGCTCCTCCGGCGGCAGCGCCGCCGCGGTGGCCGCCGGGCTGGTGCCGGTCGCGCTCGGCAACGATGGCATGGGCTCCCTGCGCATCCCCGCGGCCAACTGCGGTCTGGTCACCATCAAGCCGGGCCCCGGCGTGGTCCCGGCCGGCATCGGTGAGGGCGACTGGTTCGGCATGTCCGAGAACGGGCCCCTGGCGACGACGGTCGAGGACGCGCGCCTGATGCTCTCGGTCCTGGCGGGCGCCGGGTTCGCGGCGCCGCCGCAGGCCGGGACCCGCAGGATCGCCGTCTCCCTGCGCAGCCCGCTCACCGGCATCGTCGTCACCCGGCCGTACACGGCCGCCGTACGCGAGGCGGCCGGGCTGCTGATGAAGGCCGGTCACCAGGTCCGCCGCGCCGACCCGCCCTACCCGCAGTCGCTGAGCCTCACCTCGCTCGCGCACTGGACCGCCGGGACCTCCGTCGACGCACAGCACCTCGACCCGCGGCTGCTGACCCGGCGCACCCGGGTCCACGCGGCCGTCGGCCGCCGCTTCGTGGGCACCGTGCGGACCGGCGAGGCGCGCGAACGGCTGCGCCGTCGCCTGGAGCCGTTCTTCGCGGAGTACGACGTGCTGCTCATGCCGGCGCTCGCCCGCCGCTCCCCCAAGGCCGGCCCCTGGCACGAGCGGGGCTGGCTGCGCAACGTCCTGGCCAACACGAACTACTCACCGCTCACCCCGCCGTGGAACCTCACCGGCTGGCCCGCGATGTCGGTCCCGTTCGGCACCCTGCCCTCCGGCGCCCCCTGTGCCGTCCAGCTCGTCGCGCGGCCGGGTTCGGAGGAGGAACTCCTGACGCTCGCGAAGCAGTTGGAGAAGGCCCACCCGTGGCAGCGGACGGCACCGCTCGACTGAACTCCCCGTGCCTCAGAGCGCCTTGTACATGATGTGCAGCCCCACCCGCCCCTGCCGGGGATGGTCGTAGGCGTCCGGGACGGTGCCCAGGACCGTGAAGCCGAGGGAGGTCCACAACCGCACGGCCGGGTTGGTCTCCACGACGGCGTTGAACACCATGGCCGGTAGCCCTCCGCCGCGGCCGCGGCGAGGACGTGTTCGGCGAGGGCGCGGCCGATGCCGCGGCCGCCCCGGTCGGGGTCGACCATGAACGCGGCGTTGGCGACGCGGGCGGCGGGGCCGCCGTAGTTCGGGGTGACGTAGGCGGAGGCGAGCACGGCTCCGGTCTCGTCCTCGGCGACGTAGACCCGTTTCGCCGGGCTCATCCACAGGGACCGGGCCGCCTCCTCGGAGGTGTCCCGGTCCCAGGTGTAGGTCTCGCCGGCGGCGACGATCCGGTGCCAGAAAGGCCAGATCCGCGGCCAGTCCTCGGCCGCGGCTTCTCTGATCAGCATGGGCGTGAGTCTCGCACGCCCATGCGGTCGGCGATCGCGAACGGTTGTGCCGGTGGGTCAGTCCACGCTGGGCAGGATGTGGGGCTCGGCGAGGTCGTCCTCGTAGCCCGCCAGGCGGATCGGTGCGGACCGGGCCCACACGTCGAGGCTGCCGAGCTCGCCGGGCCGGCGGCCTGCGCGCTCCGTGCGTTCCTTGGGGCGCTGATCGCGATTCGTCTTCTCCGGTGTCACCGCGCACTCCTTATGTGTCGGATCACCCTCGGGGCACCTGCCAGTCTGCGATCCGGCTCCCGGCGCCCGCTCGGGTCTGAGTGGAAAACAGTTCGGACGCGGTGGCGCCGGTACCTCGTACGAGAGCAGGCCGCTGTGAACCGGCTTGTCCCATGACGGACCGTGGGTGTGGGTAGAACCCTTTGCTGCTGTCCGTCCGCTACAGACTAACCAAATGAGCGGGGGTCCGCTCGATGGGGCTGAAAACAAACGGTAACTATCGCAAGTCGCCCCGCGCACAGCGGTACTGAGTCTGCACCCATTTGTCACGTGAAGTGCGATTTACGCTCACTC
It includes:
- a CDS encoding amidase, which encodes MTNWVGRTAAEIAAAVREKRATPSEVVAEHLDRIERLDGRVGAFRTVRTGAALAEAEEVGARGDLAELPLAGVPVAVKDNLAVRGESTRIGSAATPDTPADEDHVTVARLRAAGAVVVGLTNVPELCVFGTTEGVHGTARNPWDTSRTAGGSSGGSAAAVAAGLVPVALGNDGMGSLRIPAANCGLVTIKPGPGVVPAGIGEGDWFGMSENGPLATTVEDARLMLSVLAGAGFAAPPQAGTRRIAVSLRSPLTGIVVTRPYTAAVREAAGLLMKAGHQVRRADPPYPQSLSLTSLAHWTAGTSVDAQHLDPRLLTRRTRVHAAVGRRFVGTVRTGEARERLRRRLEPFFAEYDVLLMPALARRSPKAGPWHERGWLRNVLANTNYSPLTPPWNLTGWPAMSVPFGTLPSGAPCAVQLVARPGSEEELLTLAKQLEKAHPWQRTAPLD